A genome region from Myroides fluvii includes the following:
- a CDS encoding phage integrase SAM-like domain-containing protein: MASVSFLYRSVKDKAPLTLRFFYTVDKKKIFLEARIKSEVTKEYWDKYHLAKRINDIAIRNFQVELNNILNEVENFVLNQADQVPVERYSKEWLSGVVASYYDPSSANGAPITLVGWLNKYLEDNKGDMAESTLIKNEVILKRILKYEELSQVQLKVKDIDLTFKKSFEQFCKSNGFHINTIAMTLRFIKTVCNYASVFGEPTSSSLRLLRIKEVAADWVYLNEEEIDKIAKWKATADYLDNARDWLLISCYTGQRIGDFMRFEKSMIRYQKNRKGEVRPLLEFIQDKTGKEMSVPLSSKVLSILNKRDGEFPRSVSDQKYNTYIKKVCEKVGFVEKVPGSLKVKTKNGWRMVESDYEKYKLISSHIGRRSFATNNYGKIPTVFLMNMTGHSTEQMFLKYIGKGSNDIAMELSEYFD; this comes from the coding sequence ATGGCTTCTGTTAGTTTTTTGTATCGTTCTGTTAAGGATAAGGCTCCTTTAACGCTGCGCTTTTTTTATACAGTGGATAAGAAAAAGATATTTCTAGAGGCTAGGATAAAAAGTGAAGTGACTAAAGAGTATTGGGATAAATATCATTTGGCTAAACGCATTAATGATATTGCTATTAGGAATTTTCAAGTGGAGTTGAACAATATACTAAATGAGGTTGAAAACTTTGTTTTAAATCAAGCAGATCAGGTTCCTGTTGAAAGGTATTCGAAGGAATGGTTATCAGGTGTTGTAGCTTCTTATTATGACCCTTCTAGTGCAAATGGTGCTCCAATTACGCTCGTGGGGTGGTTGAACAAGTATTTAGAAGATAATAAAGGGGATATGGCCGAAAGTACCTTGATAAAAAATGAAGTCATTTTAAAGCGTATTTTGAAGTATGAAGAATTGAGTCAGGTGCAGCTTAAGGTTAAGGATATTGATTTAACTTTTAAAAAGAGTTTTGAGCAATTTTGTAAATCAAATGGTTTTCATATTAACACTATTGCTATGACGTTGCGATTTATTAAAACAGTGTGTAATTATGCTAGTGTATTTGGCGAACCGACTAGTTCAAGTCTAAGGTTATTGAGAATTAAAGAAGTTGCTGCAGATTGGGTGTATTTGAATGAGGAGGAAATAGATAAAATAGCTAAATGGAAAGCAACTGCTGATTATTTAGATAATGCGCGTGATTGGTTGTTGATTTCTTGTTATACAGGACAGCGTATAGGTGATTTTATGCGTTTTGAGAAATCAATGATCCGATATCAAAAAAATAGAAAAGGCGAAGTTAGGCCGCTATTGGAGTTTATTCAAGATAAAACAGGAAAGGAAATGAGTGTACCGCTTTCTTCTAAGGTATTGTCTATATTGAATAAACGTGATGGAGAGTTTCCTCGATCTGTGTCCGATCAGAAATATAATACGTATATAAAGAAAGTTTGTGAAAAGGTAGGGTTCGTTGAGAAGGTTCCTGGTAGTTTAAAGGTGAAGACAAAAAACGGTTGGCGTATGGTTGAGTCGGATTATGAAAAATATAAGCTAATATCTTCGCATATTGGTCGACGGTCATTTGCAACAAATAATTATGGTAAGATTCCAACTGTATTTTTAATGAATATGACAGGCCATTCTACGGAACAGATGTTCTTGAAATATATAGGAAAAGGTTCCAATGATATTGCAATGGAGCTTAGTGAGTATTTTGATTAA